TTGTGCGGAATTGGCACAACGACTCAAAAATTTTGATGAAAGAGCTATTGCGGCCAAGGATAATTTAAAGAAATGGACAGAGCTGACTAAAACTGTAAGGGAGCCTGACCTTAGTATTATTAAAGAAAAACTAAGTGCACTTGAAACAGCGTATAATGTTGCCTTTAGTGAACTTGAACAGCGCAAACTTGGGCAGCAGAAGCTACAGCAGAAAGCACAAGAATTGTTACTATTACAGCAAGAAATTATGAAAGGTAATAATGATTATGGCATTGTAGGAAAACTAGCGGAGATTGCCAATGGTAAAAATAATTATGGCTTAACTTTTCAACGCTTCGTTTTAAGAGCTTTATTGGAAGATGTGATAGTAGCATCCAATATCAGACTGAAAATTATGACAAGAGGTCAATATACTTTACAAGGAACCAGTGAACGGGAACGAAAAAACTCGGCCGGTGGACTTGAAATTGAAGTTTTTGATAATTATACCGGTTATGCTCGTCCTGTTGGAACCTTGTCGGGTGGTGAAGGGTTTCTAGCTTCATTAGCGTTAGCGTTGGGGCTAGCAGATGTGGTTCAAGCTTATGCTGGCGGAATTCATCTTGATACTATTTTGATTGATGAAGGGTTTGGGACACTTGATCCGGAAGCACTTGATATTGCGATAAAAGCGTTGATTGATTTACAGCGTGGAGGAAGATTGGTTGGGATAATTTCTCATGTACCGGAACTGAAAGAGCGGATTAATGCCAGATTAGAGGTTGTCAAAACAAAACAAGGTAGTAAAGCTTCTTTTAAGGTAGGATAGGAGTTAGTTATGACTTTAAAATTGTTATATGGTAGAGCCGGCAGTGGTAAAACCAAGTATTGTTTAGATGAAATTAATAATAATTTGTTAAATGCTCAGGCAGAAACTCCGCTAATATTATTAGTGCCGGAGCATACTGTCTTTAAGATTGAAAAAGAATTGGCACAATATAAAAATTTAGGAGCGTTTAGTAGAGCCTATGTGTTTGGGTTTCGGCGCTTTGCTCAAAAAATTTTACAAGAAACCGGTGGAGCGATAACGCCGCATATTACCGAACTAGGTAAAAAGTTATTGCTAAGTAAGTTATTGGCGCAACATGGTCCTAAGTTAAAATTACTTAGTACGGTGCAGTCTCAAAGAAACTTTACAGAAACTTTAAGTAAGATTATCGAAGAGTTTAAAACCTACAATTTAAGTTATCAAGAGATTGTCGATAGCACGAATGCCTTACCTGATTCGGTGTTAAAAGATAAATTAGCAGATTTAAGTTTAATTTATCGTGAGTTCTCGCAATTGATGCAAGGGCAATATCTTGACAATGAAGACTGCTTAAGGTTAGTGGCAGAGAAGTTAAAAGATGCACCTATGACTCAAAATTGTCAGGTGTGGTTAGATGGCTTTGGGCGGTTTAACCCTCAAGAACTTAATATTATTGAAAGTTTATTACAAGTCAGCAGTAGTGTTACAATTACCTTGACGATTGATGGAGAAAATTTGCAGAGTTATCGCCATGACAATGATCTTTTTAATATGCAATATAAAACCAGAAGCAAATTAATGGCACTTGCAGAAAATAATCACAGCAAAATTATTGAAGAAAGTTTAACTAAACAGTGGCGGACTAATAGTGAAACGCTACAGCATATCGAAAAAAATTTATTTAAGTTTCCGCTACAAAGTATTAGTAATGCTACTGCTATAAAAATAGTGGAGGCAGCAAATGAGAGAGTGGAGATTGAAGGGATTGCTGTTGATATTATCAGATTATGTCGTGAAGAAGGTTATCAGTGGCGCGATATTACAGTATTAGTGCGAGCTAAGGAGCGTTATAATAATTTAATTGAAACTATTTTTAAGGATTATCAAATACCGTTTTTTAGCGATAATAAAAGAGCTAGTTTGCATCACCCTTTAGCGGAATTTCTGCGATCAGCCTTAGAGGCTATTGACGGCTTTAAATATGAACCATTATTTCGCTTGTTTAAAACAGGCTTTTTTGAGGTTGAACTGGGTGAGATAGATTTACTGGAAAACTATGTCTTGCAATTTGGGATTAAGGGCAAGAAGTGGTTTGAAACTTGGTCTTATTATAAAAGGTTATCATTAGATGAAGATGATGAACTGGGCGAAGCTCAATTAGCATCTTTAGAAAAAATTAATGATATTCGCCAAAAAGTTATAACACCGTTACAAGGTTTTGAAACTAAATTTAAACAGGCGTTGAATGTTAAAGAACAAACTGTGGCATTATATGAGTTGTTGGAAACTTTGACAATACCCGAAAAATTATCGCAGTTATCAGTTGAAGCACAAATGAATAAAGATTTGGCTTTAGCGAAGGAGCATAAACAAATTTGGGATAATATTGTGGAATTGCTGGAGCAACTGGTTGCTATTTGTGGTGGTGAAAAATTTAGTTTAGATCAATATTATGATATTTTGAATGATGGTATTGATAATTTAAAATTGAGTTTAATTCCGGTTGGGTTAGATTATGTTACGGTGGCTGACTTTGAACAAAACAGCAATCAAAATGTGGCAGCGGTCTATATTGTTGGCGTTAATGAAAGCTTAATTCCGAAAAAAGCTGGGAGTGAAGGCTTGTTAAGTGATGCCGAGCGCATGAAAATGGCAGAACTGGGGTTAACGATTGGTGGCGGTATTACCGCTGAAAATTATGAAGAGTGGTTTAAAATTTACACCGCTTTTACCATTGGTAAAAAATATTTATGGGTTAGTTATGCGTTGGCAAATAGTGAAGGAGCGGGTTTAAAGCCATCGCTATTAATACATTCTTTAAAGCAAATGTTTAAATTGAAAAATATTCTTAGCTTACCGTTAGAGTTACCATTTGGAGAAGAAAAGGTGATGTTGGCAGTAAAACGTCAAGCTATCTCTAAGTTAGCCAATGCTTTGCGCAATTACAAAAGCAATGGACAACTAGCGCCATTGTGGCAAGATGTTTATAACTTTGTCTTACAAGAAGAACCAAAATTACTTAGTAAAACTTTAGCCGGGCTATTTCATACCAGAACTGATCTAAAGCTAAGTGAAAAATTAGCACAAAAATTATATACTATTGATAAAAAACTGATTGGTAGTGTGACTAGATTTGAAAAATTTCGCGCGTGTCCGTTTCAACATTTTGCCCAATATGGCTTAAAATTAAAAGAACGCCAACAATTTAGTTTTTCGGCTCCGGATTTGGGACAGTTTATTCATGCCACCTTAAAATTATTTGGTGAAAAACTACGACAAGATAAGCTTGATTGGGGGCTGGTCTCGGCGGAAGAAGCACAAATAATTTGTGAAAACATTATTAAGGAATTAGCGCCTAAATTACAAAGTGAGATTTTATTAAGTTCTAATCAATATCAATATTTACTACAAAGAATTAAGAAAACTATTATTAAATCAATATATCGCTTGATTAATTTTGCACAGGTTAGTGAATTTAAGCCGGTTGGTTTTGAAAAGTCGTTTGGCTTGGGGCAACATGATTTAAAACCGTTGGTATACCCTTTAGAAAATGGCTATACATTGGAAATAACCGGACAAATTGATCGAATTGATGCCTTAGATTATGAAGGACGAAAATATTTATTGATCATTGATTATAAAACCGGTAATGCTTATATTAATTTATCGGAAGTTTATCATGGCTTAAAATTGCAATTGCTAACATATTTACTAGTTGCACAAAATTCCGCCCAACTGTTAGTGGGTGAAGAGGCTTTACCGGCCGGAATTTTATATTGCTTTTTGAAAAATGTGCAAGTAACTGCTAATAATAAATTAGGCGAGGGCGAAGTTTTAGCGGAAATTGATAAAAAACTTAAAATGCCAGGGTGGGTGTTGGCTGACAAAGAATTATTAAAAAAAATGGATGCAGATTTTAAATTTATTAAAGTGGGTTTAAAAGTAGATGGTGAAATTAATGCTAATAGTTTACCTTATGTTAAAACTAGTCAGGAGTTTACCGCGTTGTTGCAACATATAAATAACACTTTGCAAGATATCGGCAGTGAAATTTTGAGTGGCACAGTAGCTGTTAGTCCTTATAAATTAGGCCATAATGTTGCTTGTACATATTGTAAATATAAAGCGATTTGTCAATTTGATGAAATGCTTAAATTGTATGAATATAATAATTTAAGCAGTGTAGACAGTATTGAATTGCCAATTTTAAGCGGAGGTGAGCAATAATGGCGTGGTCGGAACAACAATTGGCAGCAATTAATACCGCCAATAAAAATTTATTGGTAGCGGCGGCGGCGGGATCAGGAAAAACCTCGGTACTGGTAGAGCGAATTATTCAAAAAATATTAAATGAAGACGAAAAACTAAATATTGATCAAGTTTTAGTATTGACCTTTACTAATGCGGCGGCTACGGAAATGAGAGAGCGGATTGCCGGAGCTATTACTAAGGCATTAACCGAAAATCATAACTCCAAGCATTTGGAAAAGCAGTTAGTATTATTGAATATGGCAGCAATTTCAACAATTCATTCATTTTGTCAAAATATTATCAAGCAAAATTTTCATGTACTTAACATTGATCCAAAGTTTCGTTTGGCTAATGAGCAAGAAATTAATTTGTTACGGTATGATGTTATCGAAACATTGTTTGAAGAAAAATATGAAGAAGGCAACCCTGAATTTTTGAAATTTGTTGACCATTATGGTAACGATAGAAATGATGAGGCTTTATATAATATAGTTTTAAATTTATATAAATTTTCTTGTAGCCATCCCTTTCCTACAGTTTGGTTAGAACAGTTACAGGCAAAATTTGTTATTGATGCTAAAACTATTGACCAAACTGAATGGGCAAGTATTGTTAAGGAGCAAATTGATTTTGATCTGCAAGAGGCCTTAGCTTATGTTGAGGAACTGATTGAGTTGGCTAGTCAGCTGGGGTTTGAATTTTATCTACCAACTTTTGAAACTGATAAAAAAATAATTTTAGCTTATCTTGAAAATCTTAAGGGTAATTGGGATGTTTTGCGTACTGAAATTTTTGCTTATAAACCGCCAATGCTTAAAGTTCCCAAGGGGATTGAAGTTGATGAGATTCAAAAGAAAATTTTTCAAGATAAACGCAATAAAGTTAAAGACTTGATAAAAAATATAAAAGAGCATTATTTTCAAATGAGTGGTGCTGATTTGTTAAGCGATTTAGCAGAATTGGAACCAATGGTTAAAACTATTACAGACCTTACCCTACAGTTCAGTGAAAATTTTGCCCGTGCCAAAGCCAAAAAAGCAATTTTAGATTTTAATGATTTGGAACACTTTTGTTTGGAAATATTAAAAGATGAGAGCTCAACTGCTGATAAGTTGGTGCCGTCAGCAGTGGCGTTAATGGTACAAGAAAAATATCAAGAGGTTATGGTTGATGAATATCAAGATACTAATGGTGTGCAAGAAGCTATTTTATCGTTAGTGCGCAAACAAAATAAACCGAACTTGTTTTTGGTAGGGGATGTAAAACAAAGTATTTATCGTTTTCGTTTAGCGGAACCGGAGTTGTTTTTAGAAAAGTATAATGAATATCCAGAGCTTGGAGCTGATTTTGCCAGAATTGAATTGGCGCAAAACTTCCGCAGTCGAAAAAGTGTATTAGCTGGAATTAATTTTATTTTTGCACAAATTATGAGTCCTAAGGTGGGCGAACTTGATTATACTAGAGCAGAGTGGCTTAATCCTGGACCGGACTATCCCACAACAGACAAAACAGTGTTTGACGAAAAAATTGAATTTGACTTGATAGCGGTAGCACAAACTTCTAGTGAAGAAAGTGAAGAAGAGGAATTAAGTGGTTTTAAAATAGAAGCGGAACACATTGCCAAAAAAATAAAAAAACTATTAGCTAGTGAAACTTATGTTTTTAACAAGGAAACAAAAGACTATGAAGCGCTACAACCGAAGGATATTGTTATTTTATTACGCTCGGTCAAAAATAAAGCCAGTGTTTTACTGGAAAGTCTTAAAAATAATGATTTGCCGGCTTATGCCAATTTAGATAGCGGTTATTTTCAAGAGTTAGAAGTAAAGGTACTGTTAGCGTTATTAGATATTATTGATAATCCACGACAAGATATTCATTTAGCGACAGTGTTATATTCACCGATACTGGGTTTATCAACAACTGAATTAGCGCAGTTGCGGATTGCTAATTTAAAAGAAGACTTATGGAGTTGCTTAGTCTTAAGTTGTGAAGATGAGACCTTGGAGGAAACTTTACTGAGTAAAATCAGAAGCTTTAAAGATAATGTATTAAAGTGGCGGGCGTTAGCGACAATTAAAAGTGTTCCCGAGCTTATTTGGCAATTATTTGAGGAAACAGGGTACTATGATTATGTTGGCGGCATGCCAGGGGGCTTACTTCGTCAAGCTAATTTGAGAATGCTTTATGATCGAGCGGAAGAATATGAACAGACAAACTATCGTGGTTTGTTTCGTTTCTTA
The nucleotide sequence above comes from Negativicutes bacterium. Encoded proteins:
- the addB gene encoding helicase-exonuclease AddAB subunit AddB, producing MTLKLLYGRAGSGKTKYCLDEINNNLLNAQAETPLILLVPEHTVFKIEKELAQYKNLGAFSRAYVFGFRRFAQKILQETGGAITPHITELGKKLLLSKLLAQHGPKLKLLSTVQSQRNFTETLSKIIEEFKTYNLSYQEIVDSTNALPDSVLKDKLADLSLIYREFSQLMQGQYLDNEDCLRLVAEKLKDAPMTQNCQVWLDGFGRFNPQELNIIESLLQVSSSVTITLTIDGENLQSYRHDNDLFNMQYKTRSKLMALAENNHSKIIEESLTKQWRTNSETLQHIEKNLFKFPLQSISNATAIKIVEAANERVEIEGIAVDIIRLCREEGYQWRDITVLVRAKERYNNLIETIFKDYQIPFFSDNKRASLHHPLAEFLRSALEAIDGFKYEPLFRLFKTGFFEVELGEIDLLENYVLQFGIKGKKWFETWSYYKRLSLDEDDELGEAQLASLEKINDIRQKVITPLQGFETKFKQALNVKEQTVALYELLETLTIPEKLSQLSVEAQMNKDLALAKEHKQIWDNIVELLEQLVAICGGEKFSLDQYYDILNDGIDNLKLSLIPVGLDYVTVADFEQNSNQNVAAVYIVGVNESLIPKKAGSEGLLSDAERMKMAELGLTIGGGITAENYEEWFKIYTAFTIGKKYLWVSYALANSEGAGLKPSLLIHSLKQMFKLKNILSLPLELPFGEEKVMLAVKRQAISKLANALRNYKSNGQLAPLWQDVYNFVLQEEPKLLSKTLAGLFHTRTDLKLSEKLAQKLYTIDKKLIGSVTRFEKFRACPFQHFAQYGLKLKERQQFSFSAPDLGQFIHATLKLFGEKLRQDKLDWGLVSAEEAQIICENIIKELAPKLQSEILLSSNQYQYLLQRIKKTIIKSIYRLINFAQVSEFKPVGFEKSFGLGQHDLKPLVYPLENGYTLEITGQIDRIDALDYEGRKYLLIIDYKTGNAYINLSEVYHGLKLQLLTYLLVAQNSAQLLVGEEALPAGILYCFLKNVQVTANNKLGEGEVLAEIDKKLKMPGWVLADKELLKKMDADFKFIKVGLKVDGEINANSLPYVKTSQEFTALLQHINNTLQDIGSEILSGTVAVSPYKLGHNVACTYCKYKAICQFDEMLKLYEYNNLSSVDSIELPILSGGEQ
- the addA gene encoding helicase-exonuclease AddAB subunit AddA, which encodes MAWSEQQLAAINTANKNLLVAAAAGSGKTSVLVERIIQKILNEDEKLNIDQVLVLTFTNAAATEMRERIAGAITKALTENHNSKHLEKQLVLLNMAAISTIHSFCQNIIKQNFHVLNIDPKFRLANEQEINLLRYDVIETLFEEKYEEGNPEFLKFVDHYGNDRNDEALYNIVLNLYKFSCSHPFPTVWLEQLQAKFVIDAKTIDQTEWASIVKEQIDFDLQEALAYVEELIELASQLGFEFYLPTFETDKKIILAYLENLKGNWDVLRTEIFAYKPPMLKVPKGIEVDEIQKKIFQDKRNKVKDLIKNIKEHYFQMSGADLLSDLAELEPMVKTITDLTLQFSENFARAKAKKAILDFNDLEHFCLEILKDESSTADKLVPSAVALMVQEKYQEVMVDEYQDTNGVQEAILSLVRKQNKPNLFLVGDVKQSIYRFRLAEPELFLEKYNEYPELGADFARIELAQNFRSRKSVLAGINFIFAQIMSPKVGELDYTRAEWLNPGPDYPTTDKTVFDEKIEFDLIAVAQTSSEESEEEELSGFKIEAEHIAKKIKKLLASETYVFNKETKDYEALQPKDIVILLRSVKNKASVLLESLKNNDLPAYANLDSGYFQELEVKVLLALLDIIDNPRQDIHLATVLYSPILGLSTTELAQLRIANLKEDLWSCLVLSCEDETLEETLLSKIRSFKDNVLKWRALATIKSVPELIWQLFEETGYYDYVGGMPGGLLRQANLRMLYDRAEEYEQTNYRGLFRFLRFVDKIRDGGNDLAVARTLGESENVIRIMSIHKSKGLEFPVVILADMGKKINLQDSKSELLMHKKLGLGPYVTKDDLNLRYHSIARRAIAYKMNMESRAEELRILYVALTRAREKLILVGSVKKIENKTNEWCREVGLAKAKLPDYLIAKAQSYLDWVAPAIARHHDGSILLECGQCLKTTSKIIHEDYSQWSVNIINSSDIKICAIVKSDTDELLSKIAKNQFIDSGGEEKWVQHVLGWQYENKHLQEIPAKLTVTELKRQQDFLADGSELLIKKPDIIKRPQFIQQKTTLTGAEYGTLLHTVMQYLDFQQDLSLSGLKIQLEEFVRNEKIAKEQAVKVDLETVAAFFNSDLGQRLLKADLVKREMPFGMMVKACEFYHEVTTETEEIFIQGIIDLLFMENDKLILVDYKTDKGVAIAEVVAKYKLQLELYSRAIEAIFKKPVAEKYLYLFSNNSSIRVK